One segment of Polyangiaceae bacterium DNA contains the following:
- the nusG gene encoding transcription termination/antitermination protein NusG, with translation MASKKWYVVTTYSGYENKVKLALQERIRQFKVEEQFGEILIPTETVTEQTKDGKSRVKTKTSFPGYVFVEMDMNEHAWHIVKDTPKVTGFIGNQKPQEVKPPHIEEVRKGISEGAVKPKPRHQFQEGDEVRVIVGAFANFSGTVQEVKPDKQKLKVMVSIFGRPTPVELDFNHVEKR, from the coding sequence ATGGCAAGCAAGAAGTGGTACGTGGTCACGACCTACTCGGGCTACGAGAACAAGGTCAAGCTGGCCCTGCAGGAGCGCATCCGGCAGTTCAAGGTCGAGGAGCAGTTCGGCGAGATCCTAATCCCCACGGAAACGGTCACCGAGCAGACGAAGGACGGCAAGAGCCGCGTCAAGACCAAGACCAGCTTCCCGGGCTACGTGTTCGTCGAAATGGACATGAACGAGCACGCTTGGCACATCGTCAAGGACACGCCCAAGGTCACTGGATTCATCGGCAACCAGAAGCCGCAAGAGGTGAAGCCGCCGCACATCGAAGAGGTCCGCAAGGGCATCAGCGAAGGCGCGGTCAAGCCCAAGCCCCGTCACCAATTCCAAGAGGGTGACGAGGTCCGCGTCATCGTCGGCGCGTTCGCAAACTTCTCGGGGACGGTCCAAGAGGTCAAACCCGATAAGCAGAAGCTCAAAGTCATGGTCAGCATCTTTGGGCGCCCAACTCCTGTTGAGCTCGACTTCAACCACGTGGAGAAGCGCTAG
- the secE gene encoding preprotein translocase subunit SecE, producing the protein MASKEKEREAEDVEETEGGDASDEELDQDLDDSGDDSDDSDDDDSDDDDSDDDDSDYEGDDEAEASGDDDVVDAEFEAAGEEETEEEDDGESPANLGTTRYVHAALFSAGILLAYIAGKLLGGLWNVLAEWPAAVDAVPQLLAYSEDDRPTFTMAAGAVIGAITIIQIYRKPHIRAWADEVAQELTKVTWPNRETVANGTIVVVVASIIATVYIAVLDRFWGFVTSLVYGV; encoded by the coding sequence AAGGTGGAGACGCGTCTGACGAGGAGCTCGACCAAGACCTGGACGACTCCGGCGACGATAGTGACGACTCGGACGATGACGACTCGGACGATGACGACTCGGACGATGACGACTCGGATTACGAAGGCGATGACGAGGCCGAGGCTTCCGGTGACGACGACGTAGTCGATGCCGAGTTCGAGGCAGCAGGCGAGGAGGAGACCGAGGAAGAGGATGACGGTGAGTCGCCTGCCAACCTCGGGACCACGCGCTACGTACACGCAGCTCTCTTTTCCGCAGGGATCCTGCTTGCGTACATCGCAGGCAAGCTCCTCGGGGGCTTGTGGAACGTGCTCGCCGAGTGGCCAGCAGCCGTCGACGCTGTCCCGCAGTTGCTCGCCTACTCCGAGGACGATCGTCCCACGTTCACAATGGCGGCCGGCGCGGTCATTGGAGCGATCACGATCATCCAGATCTACCGCAAGCCGCACATCCGTGCTTGGGCGGACGAGGTCGCTCAGGAGCTAACCAAGGTCACCTGGCCCAATCGAGAGACTGTGGCCAACGGAACCATCGTCGTGGTCGTGGCTAGCATCATCGCAACTGTCTACATCGCAGTGCTCGATCGCTTCTGGGGCTTTGTCACTTCTTTGGTCTACGGGGTGTGA